The proteins below come from a single Rhodococcus sp. WMMA185 genomic window:
- a CDS encoding IMPACT family protein, whose protein sequence is MPFTLAPRATTVSVETEVKHSRFIAAVRRVEDSGAAHGFVQEQRRAYSDARHHCSAYIVGDGPSDRVERANDDGEPGGTAGVPMLQVLRARELVDVVVVVTRYFGGIKLGAGGLVRAYSGAVSAALDIAPLVRRERRHLYTLAVEHSEAGRVEAELRARGVGVVHTTYGERAVLTLVAHDSTELAEMVAAATSGAGTLDPAGEMWVDA, encoded by the coding sequence ATGCCCTTCACCCTCGCACCGCGCGCCACGACTGTATCCGTGGAGACGGAGGTGAAACATTCGCGCTTCATCGCGGCAGTTCGGCGCGTTGAGGATTCCGGGGCCGCGCACGGGTTCGTACAGGAGCAGCGCCGCGCCTACTCCGATGCGCGACATCATTGTTCGGCATACATCGTCGGCGACGGACCGAGCGACCGAGTCGAGCGCGCAAACGATGACGGCGAACCGGGTGGCACCGCGGGTGTGCCGATGCTTCAGGTCCTTCGTGCACGCGAATTGGTCGATGTCGTGGTGGTGGTGACGAGGTACTTCGGGGGAATCAAGTTGGGGGCAGGCGGATTGGTGCGCGCCTACTCCGGCGCGGTGAGCGCTGCACTCGACATCGCTCCACTCGTGCGACGAGAACGCCGTCACCTGTACACGCTTGCGGTGGAGCACTCCGAGGCGGGACGAGTAGAGGCCGAGCTTCGAGCGCGGGGCGTGGGTGTAGTGCACACGACCTACGGGGAGCGTGCTGTCCTCACGCTAGTTGCGCACGACTCGACGGAACTGGCGGAGATGGTCGCGGCCGCCACATCCGGAGCGGGGACACTCGATCCGGCTGGCGAGATGTGGGTTGACGCCTGA
- a CDS encoding cell division protein PerM yields the protein MIDRAQGTARGTGGRKSADAERRVRRQRPVPDTEVDETRMLLTLAFRPAAVTVVLLSTLIVVTLVVASSDLTGTFGAIAAGWLAIHQVPLTIEGTTLGVLPLFPTLGLGWAVARGCAAAVTPESSPRQAFRVIGAAVAGPLVVTAIALAVIADASAVIPLSSPHALTAFAWVFFVHLLAAAIGVVAATWPTLGAHVPSWARDAVRPGLRAMMAILGAGAGAVTISLLMGWSTVGSLLERGDDTVGMLGLTILSVLYLPNVVVGAAAALTGATAQFGDVSVSVFGNVGGSLPPLPLLGAVPDGVAGGFWPALLVIPLLIGVVLGRDCGRRIDGQQALFAVLIAAAGVGIILSVLGLVSGGRLGAFGMVQFGWWVFGLLTFAWLAFAGAATAVIVVWHHGRGETGEAESGLDEKDEEPRLPGAQDVRAIAAPVGEESSILPGDPATGVIEAELVDDSGAPTTSEPPTVVAVGAGVVDAEIEVDEVANPEVDLPEESTPPSD from the coding sequence TTGATTGATCGTGCGCAGGGCACTGCTCGGGGCACCGGAGGGCGAAAATCCGCTGACGCCGAGCGGCGAGTCCGTCGGCAGCGACCGGTTCCGGATACTGAAGTCGACGAGACGCGGATGCTGCTGACTCTCGCGTTCCGGCCGGCTGCTGTCACCGTCGTCCTGCTCTCGACATTGATTGTGGTGACGCTGGTCGTGGCCAGCAGCGACTTGACGGGAACGTTCGGGGCCATCGCCGCGGGGTGGCTGGCGATCCATCAGGTGCCTTTGACGATTGAAGGCACCACGCTCGGTGTTCTCCCGCTGTTCCCGACCCTCGGCCTGGGGTGGGCGGTCGCTCGAGGCTGCGCGGCAGCCGTGACACCGGAATCCTCGCCACGGCAGGCCTTCCGAGTCATCGGCGCAGCCGTCGCCGGGCCACTGGTCGTTACGGCCATCGCGCTAGCCGTGATCGCGGACGCGTCCGCCGTAATTCCACTGTCCTCGCCGCACGCGCTCACGGCGTTCGCGTGGGTGTTCTTCGTGCACCTGCTCGCGGCGGCGATCGGAGTCGTTGCCGCGACATGGCCGACGCTCGGCGCGCACGTACCGTCTTGGGCCCGCGACGCGGTCCGGCCGGGACTGCGCGCGATGATGGCCATACTCGGCGCCGGTGCGGGCGCGGTCACGATTTCGCTGCTGATGGGGTGGTCGACAGTCGGCTCGCTTCTCGAACGCGGCGATGACACCGTCGGAATGCTGGGGCTGACGATCCTGTCGGTGCTCTATCTGCCGAACGTCGTAGTCGGTGCCGCCGCTGCTCTCACGGGAGCGACTGCGCAATTCGGTGATGTCTCGGTCAGTGTCTTCGGTAACGTCGGCGGTTCGCTACCTCCGCTGCCGCTACTCGGTGCGGTTCCCGACGGAGTCGCCGGTGGTTTCTGGCCGGCCTTGCTGGTGATTCCACTGCTGATCGGAGTCGTGCTCGGACGGGATTGTGGGCGCCGGATCGACGGCCAGCAGGCCTTGTTCGCCGTGCTGATCGCGGCCGCCGGTGTGGGCATCATCTTGTCGGTACTCGGACTCGTGTCGGGAGGCAGGCTCGGTGCGTTCGGAATGGTTCAGTTCGGCTGGTGGGTCTTCGGGTTGCTGACGTTCGCGTGGCTGGCGTTCGCGGGGGCGGCGACGGCGGTAATCGTGGTCTGGCACCACGGCCGCGGCGAAACCGGGGAAGCCGAGTCCGGGTTGGATGAGAAGGACGAGGAGCCTCGACTACCCGGCGCGCAGGACGTACGTGCCATCGCCGCTCCAGTCGGCGAGGAGTCATCGATTCTGCCCGGTGACCCCGCTACCGGTGTCATAGAGGCCGAACTGGTTGATGACTCGGGCGCACCCACGACATCCGAACCGCCGACGGTGGTTGCGGTTGGGGCCGGGGTCGTCGACGCGGAAATCGAAGTCGACGAGGTCGCGAACCCCGAAGTGGACCTGCCAGAGGAGTCCACACCTCCCAGCGACTAG
- a CDS encoding DUF5336 domain-containing protein: MTYTPGGSSYGPPAKPAEGGESRGLGFFLLVGVAGLGAVNLLLGFAPYATIRDTFREGSANSFEVLGVTGLGLLLLGGLLAAVSLLPKQSYVGAAAASTIAGWVLALLIFLYVEVNAGWGAILILILGFVQSAVAIAALLFEAGVLEQSSSSPSPAAGFGQPGQPGEASKGYGQPPQQSYGQQPQGYGQPPQQSYGQQPQGYGQPPQQSYGQQPQGYGQPPQGYGQQNQPGYGPSGYGQPTYGQPTYGQSGYGQQGQPSPSQAGGYGQRYGQAPQPQQGYGAGAGSASTPYDAPTTAYQQPQGPATPQTPASPSPTGPGDAGDDSARQESPASDTQSEPSPEERTLEYGEEPAAEQQPGSGDKAEDDSGIPPTEAFDSLAVRDDEDDKQDK; the protein is encoded by the coding sequence ATGACGTATACCCCTGGAGGGTCGAGCTATGGTCCGCCCGCGAAACCAGCGGAGGGGGGCGAATCCAGGGGTCTGGGCTTCTTCCTCCTGGTCGGCGTCGCCGGTCTCGGTGCGGTGAACCTGCTACTCGGGTTCGCGCCTTACGCCACTATCAGAGACACGTTCAGGGAAGGGTCCGCCAACTCCTTCGAGGTTCTCGGCGTAACCGGCTTAGGACTCCTGCTTCTCGGCGGCCTGCTCGCGGCGGTATCTCTCCTTCCGAAGCAGTCGTACGTGGGCGCGGCAGCCGCATCGACGATAGCGGGTTGGGTTCTCGCGCTGTTGATTTTCCTCTACGTCGAGGTCAATGCGGGTTGGGGTGCGATCCTGATCCTCATCCTCGGATTCGTGCAGTCGGCCGTAGCCATCGCAGCTTTGCTGTTCGAGGCGGGGGTCCTCGAGCAGTCCTCGTCCTCGCCTTCCCCTGCAGCAGGTTTCGGCCAGCCGGGTCAGCCAGGCGAGGCGTCGAAGGGTTACGGTCAGCCGCCGCAGCAATCGTATGGCCAGCAACCGCAGGGCTACGGTCAGCCGCCGCAGCAATCGTATGGCCAGCAACCGCAAGGCTACGGTCAGCCGCCGCAGCAATCGTATGGCCAGCAACCGCAAGGCTACGGTCAGCCGCCGCAGGGTTACGGCCAGCAGAATCAGCCAGGTTACGGCCCATCGGGTTACGGCCAGCCAACCTACGGCCAGCCAACCTACGGCCAGTCAGGCTACGGCCAGCAGGGTCAGCCGTCGCCGAGCCAGGCCGGCGGATATGGCCAACGCTATGGGCAAGCGCCACAGCCGCAGCAGGGTTACGGAGCCGGTGCAGGGTCCGCGTCCACGCCGTACGACGCCCCGACGACCGCGTACCAGCAACCGCAAGGCCCCGCCACTCCGCAGACCCCCGCCTCGCCATCCCCGACCGGACCGGGCGACGCCGGCGACGATTCGGCTCGGCAAGAGTCACCGGCTTCAGACACTCAGTCCGAGCCCTCGCCGGAGGAGCGAACGCTGGAATACGGTGAGGAACCGGCTGCCGAGCAGCAGCCCGGTTCAGGCGACAAGGCCGAAGACGATAGCGGAATCCCGCCGACCGAGGCGTTCGACTCGCTTGCCGTCAGGGACGACGAGGACGACAAACAAGACAAGTAG